From a region of the Panicum virgatum strain AP13 chromosome 2K, P.virgatum_v5, whole genome shotgun sequence genome:
- the LOC120694890 gene encoding probable lysophospholipase BODYGUARD 4 yields MATTLASPRRWSTWAAGVASSALAGAVFAVLDVADVVLCLVYALLDGILEESPVRCYCHRRSHGGGDEEEEVSDTLYARRSAIRGALLGLLGLVVRRSSRAPPPDNKQLVAGPCRQWRSPRWSDCGCKSCVAWRGSSSQGGGRQRRLHVVVKEPEPAAGTRSSCRDDDDGTTTTENNTAIFVHGFASSSSLWAETVFRESSSSNILSSSRLVAVDLLGFGQSPKPGNCMYTLKDHVEAIETSLLELDDDEPQQKQNSRRLMTMMSSSSSFHLVAHSMGCIIALALAAKHPTRVKSITLLAPPYFLACDGQQASQVALRRLAEKKLWPPLLLGSAVMSWYEHVGRTVCLLVCRNHRLWECLIGLLTKRDDVDFRVRDLTRHTHHSAWHTMHNVICGAAMLQDSNLEAVEAAGIPVMVIHGLRDPVVPVQCSRHLKAKLPHAELRLMPGCDHATVLSGREREFAEELTAFWSGHQQDRYDDDVSVYRGYIDDR; encoded by the exons ATGGCAACAACGTTAGCGAGCCCCCGGCGGTGGTCCACATGGGCCGCCGGCGTGGCGTCctcggcgctcgccggcgccgtgtTCGCGGTCCTGGACGTCGCCGACGTGGTCCTGTGCCTCGTGTACGCCCTCCTCGACGGCATCCTGGAGGAGAGCCCCGTGCGCTGCTACTGCCACAGGAggagccacggcggcggcgacgaggaggaggaggtttcCGACACGCTGTACGCTCGGAGGAGCGCCATCAGGGGCGcgctgctggggctgctggggCTCGTCGTCAGGAGGAGTTctagagcgccgccgccggacaacAAGCAGCTGGTGGCGGGGCCGTGCCGGCAGTGGCGCAGCCCCCGGTGGTCGGACTGCGGGTGCAAGTCGTGCGTCGCGTGGCGGGGCAGCAGCAGtcaaggcggcggccggcagcgccGCCTGCACGTCGTCGTcaaggagccggagccggcagCTGGAACAAGAAGCAGCTgcagagatgatgatgatggtacGACGACGACCGAGAATAATACTGCCATCTTCGTGCACGGCTTCGCGTCGTCGTCTTCCTTGTGGGCCGAGACGGTGTTCCGCGAATCCTCCTCCAGCAATATCCTGAGCAGCAGCAGGTTGGTGGCGGTGGATCTCCTTGGCTTCGGGCAGAGCCCCAAGCCGGGCAACTGCATGTACACACTCAAAGACCACGTGGAGGCGATCGAGACAAGCCTCCTTGAGTTGGATGATGATGAGCCGCAGCAGAAGCAGAATAGCCGCCGcctgatgacgatgatgagctcctcctcctccttccaccTGGTCGCCCACTCCATGGGCTGCATCATCGCCCTCGCGCTGGCTGCCAAGCACCCAACCCGAGTCAAATCCATCACATTGCTCGCACCG CCGTACTTCCTGGCGTGCGATGGGCAGCAGGCGAGCCAGGTGGCGCTGAGAAGGCTGGCCGAGAAGAAGCTGTGGCCGCCATTGCTGTTGGGCTCGGCGGTGATGTCGTGGTACGAGCACGTCGGGAGGACGGTCTGCTTGCTCGTGTGCAGGAACCACCGGCTGTGGGAGTGCCTCATCGGCCTCCTCACTAAGAGGGATGATGTGGATTTCCGGGTGCGGGATCTGACGAGGCACACCCACCACTCGGCGTGGCACACCATGCACAACGTCATCTGCGGGGCCGCGATGCTGCAGGACAGCAACCTGGAGGCCGTCGAGGCGGCCGGCATCCCAGTGATGGTGATCCACGGCCTCAGGGACCCTGTGGTTCCCGTCCAGTGCAGCCGCCATCTCAAAGCTAAGCTCCCTCACGCGGAGCTCCGACTCATGCCCGGGTGTGACCACGCCACCGTGCTCTCGGGGAGGGAAAGGGAATTCGCCGAGGAGCTCACGGCCTTCTGGTCTGGTCATCAGCAGGATCGATATGATGATGATGTATCTGTATATCGAGGATACATAGATGATAGGtaa
- the LOC120694891 gene encoding uncharacterized protein LOC120694891: protein MAGKLEDGWSLSSSSSKRRRRRSNNDDDDCGMVCSCCGQRVKQHLYLALDDWNGGYSIHKLRHCWWFTKTSAQTPRASSRPDSFATSAWPHGVRRRGHQHLRLHQPAPPPTLVYDTMTSALTVGPRVPPMLHCLSDAMAVGDTLYALTTSVPLPESESHSSLQALSWAAVPDPPQPWDPDMEWCWRTVPSLLPPPYDGINIVAYALHPDGRTIFMSTDHRIQHPLPGHQQWLSLWKDLGDWVLPFRGQAYFDADLDYGYICYCPVASRSSSTARPPECMVLTEKLFRRKEEDPKYWPLLRGTEISLTYMGNSRFALVENVLRAEDFKRGSVLHVTVLSLKYDHDRRHNHKGELRCKVARHATRSYQVSKNTPMFSHAAFWM from the coding sequence ATGGCTGGAAAATTGGAGGATGGATGGTCCTTGTCCTCTTCGTCAtctaagcggcggcggcggcggtccaacaacgacgacgacgactgcgGGATGGTGTGTAGCTGCTGCGGACAACGGGTGAAGCAGCACCTGTATCTGGCGCTGGATGACTGGAATGGCGGATACAGCATTCACAAGCTTCGCCACTGCTGGTGGTTCACGAAGACGAGTGCACAAACTCCCAGAGCCAGCAGCCGTCCGGATAGCTTCGCCACTAGCGCGTGGCCCCATGGAGTTCGCCGCCGTGGGCACCAGCATCTTCGTCTCCACCAACCCGCCCCACCCCCGACATTGGTCTACGACACCATGACATCCGCGCTCACCGTCGGCCCGCGCGTCCCGCCCATGCTCCATTGCTTGAGCGACGCCATGGCTGTCGGCGACACGCTGTACGCCTTGACAACATCGGTTCCCCTCCCTGAGTCTGAGTCGCACTCGTCGCTGCAGGCCCTGTCGTGGGCCGCCGTTCCGGATCCGCCTCAGCCATGGGATCCCGACATGGAGTGGTGCTGGAGAACGGTGCCCTCGCTGCTGCCGCCCCCGTACGACGGAATAAACATCGTCGCCTACGCGCTGCACCCGGACGGGCGCACCATCTTCATGTCCACAGACCACAGGATCCAGCACCCACTCCCTGGACACCAGCAGTGGCTTAGCTTGTGGAAGGACCTTGGGGATTGGGTGCTGCCCTTCAGAGGCCAAGCCTACTTCGACGCCGACCTGGACTATGGATACATTTGCTACTGCCCAGTTGCGtcccgcagcagcagcactgcCCGGCCGCCGGAGTGCATGGTGCTCACGGAGAAGCTGTTCCGGCGCAAGGAGGAGGACCCAAAGTACTGGCCCTTGTTGAGGGGCACGGAAATTTCTCTAACCTACATGGGCAACAGCAGATTCGCCCTCGTCGAGAACGTCCTGCGTGCTGAGGATTTCAAACGTGGTTCCGTGCTGCATGTCACCGTGTTGAGCCTCAAGTATGATCATGATCGTCGCCACAATCACAAGGGAGAGCTGCGGTGTAAGGTAGCTCGACATGCCACTAGATCATATCAGGTGTCCAAGAATACCCCCATGTTTTCTCACGCAGCATTCTGGATGTAA
- the LOC120694892 gene encoding kinesin-like protein KIN-7J, translating into MAAAGEERILVSVRLRPVNAREAERGDGSDWECAGPTTLMFRGNIPERAMFPATYTYDRVFNPECNTRQVYEEGAKQVALSVLTGINSSIFAYGQTSSGKTYTMVGITEHSMSDIYDYIDKHPEREFVLKFSAMEIYNEAVRDLLSPDATQLRLLDDPEKGTVVEKLTEETLRDKGHLLELLAVCEAQRQIGETALNETSSRSHQILRLTIESSAKQFMGRGNSSTLMACVNFVDLAGSERASQTQSAGMRLKEGSHINRSLLTLGKVIRQLSKGGNGHIPYRDSKLTRILQSSLGGNARTAIICTMSPAQCHIEQSRNTLLFANCAKNVVTNAQVNVVMSDKVLVKHLQRELARLENELKLPGSVSCSTHAEILREKDELIKQLEEQLKELMEQRDTVQSQLDNFRRVASDGYISDRTTMRWDEHNRSSDSLPRNVSEDLLSSSDTCDAIYEDQDDIGSKALDASHVCNDHHHDPEIPKGTTEPRQQAMDEHSVPNLHQPRGHISDGIEIYQANIMPSSELTEEHCKEVQYIETDELRSQAFFPADHDGTNIDEGKHGESMIDTTDSAIKLYTCDSDPSSDTEKPNNDESLALKRCVISSRDSVLTRSKSCRASFMVIPNSWFDDSMDMKITTPGDVFKYAPIRPEKVRRSLYPENGDCRPSDLSSDCSVASGRVTSGTVVDKNTCNDEEEGSINDISCIPEVKEKIQECRTSQLEGNQYTITEDFLDMKNAEDVGTDVSASTVDSPSRWPINFEKKQKEIIELWHECNVSIVHRTYFFLLFKGDNADSIYLEVEHRRLSFIKGSFRPGFEASATVASSLRNLRHERDMLYRQMLKKLHLLERESLYTKWGIDLNSKQRRLQLSRRIWTQTDMEHVRESAGLVAKLVDHLEKGQVIKEMFGLSFTLNPRSDRRSFSWVGARS; encoded by the exons atggcggcggcgggggaggagcggATCCTGGTGTCGGTGCGGCTGCGGCCGGTGAACGCCCGGGAGGCGgagcgcggcgacggctccgaCTGGGAGTGCGCCGGTCCGACCACGCTCATGTTCCGCGGCAACATCCCCGAGCGCGCCATGTTCCCCGCCACCTACACCTACG ACAGGGTGTTCAACCCGGAGTGCAACACGCGGCAGGTGTACGAAGAAGGGGCCAAGCAGGTGGCCCTATCGGTGCTCACCGGCATCAACT CAAGCATATTTGCGTATGGTCAGACGAGCAGTGGGAAGACGTACACCATGGTCGGCATCACGGAGCATAGCATGTCAGACATCTACGACTACATTGACAag CATCCCGAGAGGGAGTTCGTCTTGAAATTTTCAGCGATGGAGATATACAATGAAGCAGTGAGGGATCTCTTGAGCCCCGACGCAACACAACTAAGGCTTCTTGATGATCCAGAG AAAGGAACTGTGGTAGAGAAACTCACGGAGGAAACTCTTAGGGACAAAGGTCATCTCTTGGAGCTCCTTGCAGTGTGTGAAG CTCAAAGACAGATTGGGGAAACTGCTTTGAATGAAACAAGCTCCAGATCTCATCAGATACTCAGACTG ACCATCGAGAGTTCGGCAAAGCAGTTCATGGGACGAGGCAACTCAAGCACCCTTATGGCTTGTGTG AATTTTGTTGATTTAGCCGGAAGTGAGCGCGCCTCTCAGACGCAATCAGCTGGTATGAGGCTAAAGGAGGGCAGCCATATTAATAGAAGTCTGCTTACACTTGGAAAGGTCATTCGGCAACTCAG CAAGGGGGGAAATGGCCATATACCTTACAGAGATTCAAAGCTCACTCGAATCCTACAGTCATCTTTGGGCGGCAACGCAAGAACTGCTATTATCTGCACGATGAGCCCAGCACAATGTCACATCGAGCAATCTAGGAACACACTTTTGTTCGCAAACTGTGCAAAAAATGTAGTTACTAATGCACAAGTTAACGTGGTGATGTCAGACAAGGTATTGGTGAAGCATCTCCAGAGAGAACTTGCGAGGTTAGAGAACGAGCTGAAATTACCTGGATCAGTCTCTTGCAGCACTCACGCTGAGATTTTGAGAGAGAAGGATGAACTGATTAAACAG CTGGAAGAACAGTTGAAGGAATTGATGGAGCAACGAGACACCGTTCAATCTCAACTTGACAATTTTCGCAGGGTTGCAAGTGATGGATATATCAGTGACCGCACAACAATGCGATGG GATGAACATAACCGGTCTTCAGACTCCCTTCCACGGAATGTGTCTGAAGACTTGCTTTCTTCTTCTGATACTTGTGATGCAATCTATGAAGATCAAGACGATATTGGCTCAAAAGCACTTGATGCGTCACATGTTTGTAACGATCATCATCATGACCCAGAGATCCCCAAAGGAACAACAGAGCCACGTCAACAAGCAATGGATGAACATTCAGTGCCTAACTTGCATCAACCAAGAGGCCATATTTCTGATGGCATAGAAATATATCAAGCAAACATCATGCCTTCATCTGAGCTAACTGAGGAGCATTGCAAGGAAGTCCAGTACATTGAGACAGATGAGCTCAGGAGTCAGGCATTCTTTCCTGCTGATCATGATGGCACAAACATTGATGAAGGGAAGCATGGTGAAAGCATGATAGACACAACAGACAGTGCCATCAAACTCTATACATGTGATTCTGACCCATCTTCTGATACTGAAAAACCTAACAATGACGAATCTTTGGCCCTGAAGAGGTGTGTTATAAGCTCCAGGGATAGTGTACTGACTAGAAGTAAAAGTTGCAGAGCTAGTTTCATGGTCATTCCAAATAGTTGGTTTGATGATTCAATGGATATGAAAATAACAACACCAGGTGACGTTTTCAAATATGCTCCTATAAGGCCAGAGAAGGTTAGGAGGAGCTTGTATCCTGAAAACGGTGACTGCCGCCCAAGTGATCTTTCATCAGACTGTTCTGTGGCCTCTGGAAGAGTTACATCTGGCACAGTTGTAGACAAGAATACTTGCAATGACGAAGAGGAAGGCTCCATCAATGACATCAGCTGCATCCCAGAAGTGAAAGAGAAGATACAGGAGTGCCGTACATCCCAACTTGAGGGGAATCAG TATACCATTACTGAAGATTTTTTGGACATGAAAAACGCCGAAGATGTTGGCACCGATGTATCGGCGAGCACTGTTGACTCTCCTTCACGGTGGCCTATTAATTTTGAGAAAAAACAGAAGGAAATCATTGAGTTATGGCATGAATGCAATGTCTCTATAGTGCACAGGACatatttcttcctcctcttcaagGGCGATAACGCAGATAGTATCTACTTGGAAGTGGAGCATAGAAGATTGTCCTTCATTAAAGGTTCTTTCAGACCTGGGTTTGAGGCTAGTGCTACGGTTGCATCAAG CCTAAGAAATCTTCGGCATGAAAGAGACATGCTCTACAGGCAAATGCTAAAAAAGCTCCACCTTCTAGAAAGAGAGAGCCTTTACACCAAGTGGGGGATTGATCTGAATTCGAAACAGCGAAGGCTGCAGCTATCACGGCGCATCTGGACACAGACTGACATGGAACATGTGAGGGAAAGCGCAGGTCTTGTCGCGAAGCTGGTAGATCATCTGGAGAAGGGGCAGGTCATCAAGGAGATGTTTGGGTTGAGCTTCACACTGAATCCACGATCTGACCGGAGATCTTTCAGCTGGGTTGGTGCACGCTCCTAA
- the LOC120694893 gene encoding uncharacterized protein LOC120694893 isoform X1 — translation MAESTHGSGRHVFGDLTNVLCKRPAPSDLENSMGGIKIRRIEKDAGTWKEFDEYAKNSSRGKGIVYGHLFDGVAKENFERPSIFRNSKVQHMAAEAAGLLSKEDIDLRNRRASIDPFDLSDKEQDSSLESEGDYDEDDDGMDGELPGHFISSELANKTAANDSECLTQEEIVGSSGNQKPLCSLDFTTGGDMPSSSAQHASMRTSGSEAAVPTKSCACSFCLKAASMWTDLHYQDARSRLAVLKKSIKFARSLEAKSKGNEYAPNVAGHKSKQAVEMEFELSQQRRSLFLYTENALVRESAQLHSAFVKLKELREKCKTDLEMISSSSLGK, via the exons ATGGCGGAAAGCACTCATGGTAGTGGTCGCCATGTGTTTGGGGACTTGACAAATGTCCTTTGCAAGCGACCAGCCCCATCAGACCTGGAGAATAGTATGGGTGGAATAAAGATTAGACGGATTGAAAAGGATGCTGGGACTTGGAAAGAGTTTGATGAATATGCAAAAAACAGTAGTAGAGGGAAAGGAATTGTATATGGGCATTTGTTTGATGGTGTTGCCAAAGAGAACTTCGAAAGGCCTTCTATTTTTCGGAACTCTAAGGTCCAGCACATGGCTGCTGAAGCAGCTGGGCTGTTATCCAAGGAGGACATTGACTTGCGGAACCGTCGTGCATCAATAGACCCATTTGATCTCAGTGATAAGGAGCAGGATTCTTCGCTGGAATCTGAAGGTGActatgatgaagatgatgatggaaTGGATGGTGAATTGCCAGGCCATTTTATCAGCTCAGAGCTAGCTAATAAAACAGCTGCTAATGACAGCGAGTGCCTGACTCAAGAGGAGATAGTTGGTTCATCAGGAAATCAGAAGCCTCTGTGTTCACTGGACTTTACTACAGGTGGTGACATGCCAAGTTCTAGTGCTCAGCACGCTTCAATGAGAACTAGTGGCTCAGAAGCAGCTGTCCCCACAAAATCTTGTGCTTGTTCGTTCTGTCTTAAGG CTGCATCTATGTGGACAGATCTCCATTATCAGGATGCAAGAAGCCGACTTGCTG TATTGAAGAAAAGCATAAAGTTTGCTAGGTCGTTGGAGGCAAAAAGCAAAGGCAATGAATATGCTCCCAATGTAGCTGGCCACAAGTCAAAACAAGCTGTGGAGATGGAGTTTGAACTATCTCAACAACGGAGATCACTCTTTCTTTATACAGAGAATGCCCTTGTTCGCGAGTCAGCACAGCTT CATTCAGCTTTTGTGAAGTTAAAGGAATTGAGAGAGAAGTGCAAGACAGATCTTGAGATGATAAGCAGTTCTTCATTGGGAAAATGA
- the LOC120694893 gene encoding uncharacterized protein LOC120694893 isoform X2: protein MAESTHGSGRHVFGDLTNVLCKRPAPSDLENSMGGIKIRRIEKDAGTWKEFDEYAKNSSRGKGIVYGHLFDGVAKENFERPSIFRNSKVQHMAAEAAGLLSKEDIDLRNRRASIDPFDLSDKEQDSSLESEGDYDEDDDGMDGELPGHFISSELANKTAANDSECLTQEEIVGSSGNQKPLCSLDFTTGGDMPSSSAQHASMRTSGSEAAVPTKSCACSFCLKAASMWTDLHYQDARSRLAVLKKSIKFARSLEAKSKGNEYAPNVAGHKSKQAVEMEFELSQQRRSLFLYTENALVRESAQLFLQRRCICLHIRWEY from the exons ATGGCGGAAAGCACTCATGGTAGTGGTCGCCATGTGTTTGGGGACTTGACAAATGTCCTTTGCAAGCGACCAGCCCCATCAGACCTGGAGAATAGTATGGGTGGAATAAAGATTAGACGGATTGAAAAGGATGCTGGGACTTGGAAAGAGTTTGATGAATATGCAAAAAACAGTAGTAGAGGGAAAGGAATTGTATATGGGCATTTGTTTGATGGTGTTGCCAAAGAGAACTTCGAAAGGCCTTCTATTTTTCGGAACTCTAAGGTCCAGCACATGGCTGCTGAAGCAGCTGGGCTGTTATCCAAGGAGGACATTGACTTGCGGAACCGTCGTGCATCAATAGACCCATTTGATCTCAGTGATAAGGAGCAGGATTCTTCGCTGGAATCTGAAGGTGActatgatgaagatgatgatggaaTGGATGGTGAATTGCCAGGCCATTTTATCAGCTCAGAGCTAGCTAATAAAACAGCTGCTAATGACAGCGAGTGCCTGACTCAAGAGGAGATAGTTGGTTCATCAGGAAATCAGAAGCCTCTGTGTTCACTGGACTTTACTACAGGTGGTGACATGCCAAGTTCTAGTGCTCAGCACGCTTCAATGAGAACTAGTGGCTCAGAAGCAGCTGTCCCCACAAAATCTTGTGCTTGTTCGTTCTGTCTTAAGG CTGCATCTATGTGGACAGATCTCCATTATCAGGATGCAAGAAGCCGACTTGCTG TATTGAAGAAAAGCATAAAGTTTGCTAGGTCGTTGGAGGCAAAAAGCAAAGGCAATGAATATGCTCCCAATGTAGCTGGCCACAAGTCAAAACAAGCTGTGGAGATGGAGTTTGAACTATCTCAACAACGGAGATCACTCTTTCTTTATACAGAGAATGCCCTTGTTCGCGAGTCAGCACAGCTT TTTCTTCAGCGTAGATGCATCTGTTTGCACATAAGGTGGGAATACTAG
- the LOC120694894 gene encoding protein ETHYLENE-INSENSITIVE 3-like 2: MMGGGSLVLDQRMPADDDKALFGECFLGEGDLVSPAPAHDDMMMSFVPDGDESDDDDVGGIEELERRMWRDRLRLRRLKEQQQQQQTGGKEEAPPRPRQSQEQARRNRKKMSRAQDGILKYMLKMMEVCNAQGFVYGIIPENGKPVTGASDNLRAWWKEKVRFDRNGPAAVARYQADNAAPGGGAAVAAAPAGPHSLHELQDTTLGSLLSALMQHCDPPQRRFPLDKGVPPPWWPQGAEPWWPEAGVPGELGPPPYRKPHDLKKAWKVAVLTAVIKHMSPDIDKVRRLVRQSKCLQDKMTAREIVQWLAVLKQEEDLHLVQQHPPGALPTLSSNAAAAVLPFSASSGEYDVDGADDGEETDGRNSMKPACNNAPAFVDLSSSMDAIASRFLMPAAALMKEETADTAELFHKRTAPAGVEPELMLSNSFRAYTCGNAQCPHNSSAHGFLDRGARNAHQYTCELDFNFNTPAADNNKQLAPPPGRQAVDLELHVDGQRSLAELMEMYDANVGAPRSLSGIDDTGAAPAGVQVSGGPFLTPWLFGGATATNGVMPPPPLQQQQSAGFYVRDDALPPFSDIAAASPELRFSSGLNVPGSTAHYGGASQLQQQHKPAGSNWFY; encoded by the coding sequence atgaTGGGAGGAGGGTCGCTGGTGCTGGATCAGCGCATGCCGGCGGACGACGACAAGGCCCTCTTCGGCGAGTGCTTCCTCGGCGAGGGCGACCTCGTCAGCCCGGCACCGGCGCACGACGACATGATGATGAGCTTCGTCCCCGACGGCGACgagagcgacgacgacgacgtgggcGGCATCGAGGAGCTGGAGCGCCGCATGTGGCGCGACCGCCTGCGCCTCAGGCGCCtcaaggagcagcagcagcagcagcagactggcggcaaggaggaggcgccgccgcggccccggcaGTCGCAGGAGCAGGCGCGGCGCAATCGCAAGAAGATGTCCCGCGCGCAGGACGGCATCCTCAAGTACATGCTCAAGATGATGGAAGTCTGCAACGCGCAGGGCTTCGTCTACGGCATCATCCCGGAGAACGGCAAACCCGTCACCGGCGCCTCCGACAACCTCCGAGCCTGGTGGAAGGAGAAAGTCCGCTTCGACCGCAACGGCCCCGCGGCCGTCGCCAGGTACCAGGCCGACAACGCCGCGCCGGGCGGGGGCGCCGCagtggccgccgcgccggcaggGCCACACTCCCTGCACGAGCTGCAGGACACCACGCTGGGCTCGCTGCTCTCGGCGCTCATGCAACACTGCGACCCGCCGCAGCGACGCTTCCCGCTCGACAAGggcgtgccgccgccgtggtggccGCAAGGCGCAGAGCCGTGGTGGCCCGAGGCCGGCGTGCCCGGGGAGCTGGGCCCGCCGCCGTACAGGAAGCCGCacgacctcaagaaggcctgGAAGGTGGCCGTGCTCACCGCCGTCATCAAGCACATGTCCCCCGACATCGACAAGGTCCGGCGCCTCGTGCGCCAGTCCAAGTGCTTGCAGGACAAGATGACTGCCAGGGAGATCGTCCAATGGCTCGCCGTGCTCAAGCAGGAGGAGGACCTGCACCTCGTGCAGCAGCACCCGCCCGGCGCCCTCCCCACGCTGTcctccaacgccgccgccgccgtgctcccgtTCAGCGCAAGCTCCGGTGAGTACGACGTGGACGGTGCCGACGACGGCGAAGAGACCGACGGCCGGAACTCGATGAAGCCGGCCTGCAACAACGCACCCGCGTTCGTGGACCTTTCGTCGTCCATGGATGCTATTGCTAGCAGGTTCctcatgccggcggcggcgctgatgaAGGAGGAGACCGCCGACACCGCCGagttgttccacaagaggaccGCGCCGGCCGGCGTGGAGCCGGAGCTGATGCTGAGCAACAGCTTCCGCGCCTACACCTGCGGCAACGCGCAGTGCCCGCACAACAGCAGCGCGCACGGGTTCCTCGACCGCGGCGCGCGCAACGCCCACCAGTACACCTGCGAGTTGGACTTCAACTTCAACACCCCCGCCGCCGATAACAACAAGCAGCTGGCACCGCCGCCAGGTCGTCAGGCCGTCGACTTGGAGTTGCACGTCGACGGCCAAAGGTCGCTGGCCGAGCTGATGGAGATGTACGACGCCAACGTGGGTGCGCCCCGGAGCCTGAGCGGCATCGACGACAcgggcgccgcccccgccggcgtgCAGGTGTCCGGCGGCCCATTTCTGACGCCCTGGCTATTTGGCGGTGCCACTGCAACCAACGGcgtgatgccgccgccgccgctgcagcagcagcagagcgcGGGGTTCTACGTCCGTGACGATGCGCTGCCGCCGTTCAGCGAcatcgccgccgcgtcgccggagTTGAGGTTCAGTTCAGGTCTGAACGTGCCAGGAAGCACTGCGCATTACGGCGGTGCATCGCAGCTGCAGCAACAGCACAAGCCCGCGGGATCCAATTGGTTCTACTGA